Proteins co-encoded in one Myotis daubentonii chromosome 8, mMyoDau2.1, whole genome shotgun sequence genomic window:
- the OCSTAMP gene encoding LOW QUALITY PROTEIN: osteoclast stimulatory transmembrane protein (The sequence of the model RefSeq protein was modified relative to this genomic sequence to represent the inferred CDS: inserted 1 base in 1 codon; deleted 2 bases in 1 codon) yields MRTLQGTAAHLIRTGWRFWLLGLCKALVPLQAAWAAFSQPVPASYDQLLIQLLLCGSLAVAAAGLAHHWLASSLLYPLGPSAMVASLCGLLVLLGLGLVPPARCLFALSVPTLGTAQGRRLLLSWSTATLAVTVVPNVLANVGAAGQVLRCVTEGSLESLLNTTHQLHTASRALNPTGRGLTLQAQGNGSVFRLHMLKVTQQVLEDFSGLESLAQAAALGIRRVVTGLFMLGLLINSARYLHCYLTDLRFDNVYATRQLAQQLEEAGATHLLASPPAWLLRAAWPRLSQGELLSCLLRLGLLTLLLVATAVTVATDHVAFLLAQAAVDWAQKLPAVPVTLMVKYDAAYTVLDFVPFLFNQRPLEKPFRSAHRSFQWELRFASPGCPLLPAQRPLTAAPLAAGALQLVAWSTVLLETYARRLRHTIADSFFTAQEARRVHHLHARLQRRYDRSRGQQLPPQAPSXIPTPGPASQHPTWIDVPGRTGPLRTESPGEEGKDVWSHTDLRCHLGPSAASLCDLGWWLHLSEPRFRQPHNDNDASYFPHGNAGRTE; encoded by the exons ATGAGGACCCTCCAGGGGACAGCTGCGCACCTCATCAGGACCGG GTGGAGATTCTGGCTCTTGGGGCTCTGCAAGGCCCTTGTCCCACTGCAGGCGGCCTGGGCTGCCTTCTCTCAGCCTGTCCCAGCCAGCTATGACCAGCTGTTGATCCAGCTTCTCCTGTGTGGTTCCCTAGCTGTTGCTGCTGCAGGTCTGGCCCACCACTGGCTAGCGTCCTCGCTGCTTTATCCTCTGGGGCCCTCGGCCATGGtggcctctctctgtggcctcctgGTCTTACTAGGCCTGGGCCTGGTGCCTCCAGCTCGCTGCCTGTTTGCACTCAGCGTGCCAACTCTGGGCACAGCACAGGGCCGCCGCCTGCTCCTATCCTGGAGTACTGCCACCTTGGCTGTCACCGTGGTGCCCAATGTCTTGGCTAACGTGGGTGCAGCTGGACAGGTGCTGAGGTGTGTCACCGAGGGCTCCCTGGAGAGTCTTCTCAACACCACTCACCAGCTACACACAGCGTCCAGGGCTCTGAATCCCACTGGCCGAGGCCTGACACTCCAGGCCCAGGGCAATGGCTCTGTCTTCCGGCTtcacatgctcaaggtcactcagcAGGTCCTGGAGGACTTTTCTGGCCTGGAGTCCCTGGCCCAGGCAGCAGCGCTGGGCATCCGGCGGGTGGTGACAGGGCTCTTTATGCTGGGACTCCTGATAAACTCAGCCCGGTACCTCCACTGCTACCTGACTGACCTGCGGTTTGATAATGTCTACGCCACACGGCAGTTAGCCCAGCAGCTGGAAGAGGCCGGGGCCACACACCTGCtggcctccccaccagcctggctgcTCAGGGCGGCTTGGCCAAGGCTGTCCCAGGGGGAGCTGCTGAGCTGTCTACTAAGGCTGGGGCTGCTCACCCTGCTCCTGGTGGCCACAGCGGTGACCGTGGCCACAGACCACGTGGCCTTCCTCCTGGCACAGGCAGCCGTGGACTGGGCTCAGAAGCTGCCTGCTGTGCCCGTTACGCTCATGGTCAAGTATGAT GCTGCCTACACCGTCCTGGACTTCGTCCCCTTCCTCTTCAACCAGCGGCCTCTGGAGAAACCCTTCCGCTCTGCCCACAGGTCCTTCCAGTGGGAGCTCCGCTTCGCCTCGCCCGGCTGCCCGCTGCTGCCCGCCCAGCGCCCCCTCACGGCCGCGCCCCTGGCCGCGGGGGCCCTGCAGCTGGTGGCTTGGTCCACGGTCCTCCTGGAGACCTACGCCCGCCGCCTGCGGCACACCATCGCGGACTCCTTCTTCACGGCCCAGGAGGCGAGGAGGGTCCACCACCTTCATGCCCGGCTCCAGCGGAGATACGACAGGAGCCGAGGCCAGCAGCTGCCCCCgcaggctcctt tgatccCCACACCTGGACCTGCCAGCCAGCACCCAACATGGATAGACGTGCCTGGACGTACTGGACCCCTG AGGACAGAGAGCcctggagaagaggggaaagATGTTTGGAGTCACACAGACCTACGTTGTCATCTTGGCCCTTCTGCCGcctccctgtgtgaccttgggtggtggctgcacctctctgagcctcgtttTCGGCAGCCACACAATGACAATGATGCGAGCTACTTTCCACACGGGAATGCGGGAAGGACAGAATGA